The Tenebrio molitor chromosome 5, icTenMoli1.1, whole genome shotgun sequence genome has a segment encoding these proteins:
- the LOC138131710 gene encoding eukaryotic initiation factor 4A-I-like has protein sequence MSVNDRRAEEWDKNGPASEKESQSYDGPPGMDPDGVIESNWEEVVDNFDDMNLKEELLRGIYAYGFEKPSAIQQRAIIPCVKGHDVIAQAQSGTGKTATFSISILQQIDTSVRECQALILAPTRELAQQIQKVVIALGDFMSAQCHACIGGTNVREDMRKLEAGVHVVVGTPGRVYDMINRRSLRANYIKMFVLDEADEMLSRGFKDQIHDVFRMLNSDVQVILLSATMPADVLDVTKSFMRSPVRILVKKEELTLEGIKQFFVYVEREDWKLETLCDLYDTLSITQAVIFCNTRRKVDWLTENMHKRDFTVSAMHGDMEQRERDVIMRQFRTGSSRVLITTDLLARGIDVQQVSLVINYDLPSNRENYIHRIGRGGRFGRKGVAINFVTEEDKRTLKDIEQFYNTKIDEMPMNVADLI, from the exons ATGTCAGTGAACGATAGAAG AGCAGAAGAATGGGACAAAAACGGTCCCGCCTCCGAGAAGGAATCTCAGTCGTACGATGGCCCCCCGGGAATGGACCCCGACGGTGTCATCGAGTCCAACTGGGAGGAAGTCGTGGATAACTTCGACGACATGAACCTGAAAGAGGAACTCCTTCGAGGCATCTACGCTTACGGTTTCGAAAAACCTTCGGCCATCCAACAGAGGGCCATCATACCATGTGTTAAGGGCCACGATGTTATTGCGCAGGCGCAATCCGGGACTGGCAAAACGGCCACCTTTTCGATATCAATCCTCCAGCAGATAGACACTTCGGTTAGGGAATGTCAAGCGTTGATTTTAGCCCCGACACGTGAGTTAGCGCAACAAATACAGAAGGTGGTCATCGCTTTGGGTGACTTCATGAGTGCCCAATGTCACGCCTGCATTGGAGGCACCAACGTTAGGGAAGACATGCGGAAACTCGAGGCCGGCGTTCACGTTGTCGTGGGGACGCCGGGTCGTGTCTACGACATGATCAACCGGAGGTCGCTACGAGCCAACTACATCAAGATGTTTGTTCTGGATGAAGCTGATGAGATGTTGTCTCGCGGATTTAAAGATCAAATCCACGATGTTTTTAGAATGCTCAATTCTGATGTTCAG gTAATTCTTCTTTCGGCTACGATGCCCGCCGACGTGTTGGACGTAACGAAATCATTTATGCGTAGTCCTGTACGTATTCttgtaaaaaaagaagaactgACTTTAGAAGGTATCAAACAATTCTTCGTGTATGTAGAAAGGGAGGATTGGAAGTTGGAAACATTGTGCGATCTGTACGACACTCTGTCCATCACTCAAGCTGTAATCTTTTGCAATACACGCCGTAAGGTCGATTGGCTTACCGAAAATATGCACAAAAGAGACTTCACGGTGTCTGCCATGCACGGTGACATGGAACAAAGAGAACGTGACGTCATCATGCGTCAGTTTAGGACAGGATCGTCTAGGGTTTTAATCACGACGGATCTCCTTGCCAGAGGAATAGACGTTCAACAAGTTTCATTAGTTATTAACTACGATTTGCCTTCCAACAGGGAAAACTACATTCATAG GATTGGTCGTGGCGGGCGTTTCGGCCGTAAGGGCGTGGCCATAAATTTTGTGACAGAAGAGGACAAACGTACGCTCAAGGACATTGAGcagttttataatacaaaaattgacGAAATGCCAATGAATGTGGCCGACCTGATATAA
- the LOC138131709 gene encoding uncharacterized protein isoform X1, translated as MKTIMKPEDENRLSHVSYYSGYRYSSISQLHKMGQIHGAKRVLAFFILTAVLPATLIIVPLYLRHSVFADVTYPVAESDVVAILEGMSSIFCSSHTLRMNSTFNAFQLVGEPTLSHKRKHIRLKKSMSLPDDTLEYWGFFLLKGAIVKLRVCSRYPGSRILVVRGEKNLKTCGLLEHNFMKYGAKMDEEHNRVKVTFENAAEMIGVVDNNFVDQNTAAEDTNGENVDLFVKKRLNKGRDKSKVDQNSTELVTNNTESSSSAPKTPRHRKRHVRRKSRRLENLLREEESRFKRDIAELDAHIAHGGNALNSSFYTSGESSVSSFETDLLTCYDGQILLTQGFPPSHYCNNVQYLEKSHHMVTLHEVATDGYYYYIFYSDNDYVRNDIHAIFDIYKPTYWYANSSKGNDCINQTECTFPVAFWSDETVIVEVPTRDGIEHEEDDITFLVSTCHPRMAVYMIFPISVLFLILGCAFL; from the exons ATGAAGACCATCATGAAACCGGAGGACGAAAACCGACTGAGCCATGTGTCGTATTACAGCGGCTACAGATACAGCTCCATTTCTCAATTACACA AAATGGGCCAAATTCATGGGGCAAAACGAGTCCTGGCATTTTTCATACTGACAGCTGTGCTCCCGGCAACGTTAATAATCGTTCCGCTGTATCTGAGACACAGTGTGTTCGCTGATGTCACCTACCCGGTTGCTGAATCCGACGTGGTCGCGATTCTCGAGGGTATGTCGTCGATATTCTGCAGTTCCCACACACTTCGAATGAATTCCACCTTCAACGCTTTCCAACTAGTCGGCGAACCTACACTGAGCCACAAACGCAAACATATCAGGCTGAAGAAGTCGATGTCTCTCCCAGACGACACCTTGGAATATTGGGGCTTCTTTCTTCTGAAAGGCGCAATCGTGAAGCTGCGAGTGTGCTCACGGTACCCCGGCTCGAGGATTCTAGTGGTGAGAGGCGAGAAGAACTTGAAGACGTGTGGACTCCTAGAACACAACTTCATGAAGTATGGGGCCAAGATGGACGAGGAGCACAACAGAGTCAAAGTGACATTTGAGAATGCAGCTGAGATGATTGGAGTCGTGGATAATAACTTCGTGGATCAAAATACTGCCGCTGAAGACACGAATGGGGAAAACGTGGATTTGTTTGTGAAGAAGCGACTCAATAAAGGTAGGGACAAAAGTAAAGTTGACCAGAATTCCACTGAACTGGTAACGAATAATACTGAGAGTAGTTCAAGTGCGCCGAAGACTCCACGCCATCGCAAGAGACACGTCAGGCGGAAATCTAGAAGGCTCGAGAATTTGCTTCGAGAGGAGGAGAGTAGGTTCAAGCGGGACATCGCGGAGCTAGATGCTCACATAGCGCACGGGGGTAACGCCTTAAACTCGAGTTTCTACACTTCCGGTGAGAGCAGTGTGTCAAGTTTCGAGACAGATTTGTTGACTTGCTACGACGGCCAGATCCTGCTGACGCAAGGCTTTCCTCCTAGTCATTACTGCAACAACGTTCAATATTTGGAGAAGAGTCACCACATGGTGACTCTCCACGAGGTGGCTACCGACGGTTACTActactatattttttattcggaTAACGACTACGTGAGGAACGACATTCACGCTATTTTTGATATCTACAAGCCCACCTACTGGTACGCGAACTCGTCCAAAGGGAACGATTGTATTAACCAGACCGAGTGCACCTTCCCGGTGGCATTCTGGTCGGATGAAACTGTGATCGTCGAAGTGCCCACCAGGGACGGTATCGAGCACGAAGAAGACGACATTACCTTTCTCGTCAGTACCTGCCACCCCAGGATGGCTGTTTACATGATTTTTCCGATTTCCGTGCTGTTCTTGATCCTTGGATGtgcatttttataa
- the LOC138131709 gene encoding uncharacterized protein isoform X2, with the protein MGQIHGAKRVLAFFILTAVLPATLIIVPLYLRHSVFADVTYPVAESDVVAILEGMSSIFCSSHTLRMNSTFNAFQLVGEPTLSHKRKHIRLKKSMSLPDDTLEYWGFFLLKGAIVKLRVCSRYPGSRILVVRGEKNLKTCGLLEHNFMKYGAKMDEEHNRVKVTFENAAEMIGVVDNNFVDQNTAAEDTNGENVDLFVKKRLNKGRDKSKVDQNSTELVTNNTESSSSAPKTPRHRKRHVRRKSRRLENLLREEESRFKRDIAELDAHIAHGGNALNSSFYTSGESSVSSFETDLLTCYDGQILLTQGFPPSHYCNNVQYLEKSHHMVTLHEVATDGYYYYIFYSDNDYVRNDIHAIFDIYKPTYWYANSSKGNDCINQTECTFPVAFWSDETVIVEVPTRDGIEHEEDDITFLVSTCHPRMAVYMIFPISVLFLILGCAFL; encoded by the coding sequence ATGGGCCAAATTCATGGGGCAAAACGAGTCCTGGCATTTTTCATACTGACAGCTGTGCTCCCGGCAACGTTAATAATCGTTCCGCTGTATCTGAGACACAGTGTGTTCGCTGATGTCACCTACCCGGTTGCTGAATCCGACGTGGTCGCGATTCTCGAGGGTATGTCGTCGATATTCTGCAGTTCCCACACACTTCGAATGAATTCCACCTTCAACGCTTTCCAACTAGTCGGCGAACCTACACTGAGCCACAAACGCAAACATATCAGGCTGAAGAAGTCGATGTCTCTCCCAGACGACACCTTGGAATATTGGGGCTTCTTTCTTCTGAAAGGCGCAATCGTGAAGCTGCGAGTGTGCTCACGGTACCCCGGCTCGAGGATTCTAGTGGTGAGAGGCGAGAAGAACTTGAAGACGTGTGGACTCCTAGAACACAACTTCATGAAGTATGGGGCCAAGATGGACGAGGAGCACAACAGAGTCAAAGTGACATTTGAGAATGCAGCTGAGATGATTGGAGTCGTGGATAATAACTTCGTGGATCAAAATACTGCCGCTGAAGACACGAATGGGGAAAACGTGGATTTGTTTGTGAAGAAGCGACTCAATAAAGGTAGGGACAAAAGTAAAGTTGACCAGAATTCCACTGAACTGGTAACGAATAATACTGAGAGTAGTTCAAGTGCGCCGAAGACTCCACGCCATCGCAAGAGACACGTCAGGCGGAAATCTAGAAGGCTCGAGAATTTGCTTCGAGAGGAGGAGAGTAGGTTCAAGCGGGACATCGCGGAGCTAGATGCTCACATAGCGCACGGGGGTAACGCCTTAAACTCGAGTTTCTACACTTCCGGTGAGAGCAGTGTGTCAAGTTTCGAGACAGATTTGTTGACTTGCTACGACGGCCAGATCCTGCTGACGCAAGGCTTTCCTCCTAGTCATTACTGCAACAACGTTCAATATTTGGAGAAGAGTCACCACATGGTGACTCTCCACGAGGTGGCTACCGACGGTTACTActactatattttttattcggaTAACGACTACGTGAGGAACGACATTCACGCTATTTTTGATATCTACAAGCCCACCTACTGGTACGCGAACTCGTCCAAAGGGAACGATTGTATTAACCAGACCGAGTGCACCTTCCCGGTGGCATTCTGGTCGGATGAAACTGTGATCGTCGAAGTGCCCACCAGGGACGGTATCGAGCACGAAGAAGACGACATTACCTTTCTCGTCAGTACCTGCCACCCCAGGATGGCTGTTTACATGATTTTTCCGATTTCCGTGCTGTTCTTGATCCTTGGATGtgcatttttataa
- the chic gene encoding profilin, which produces MSWQDYVDKQLLASRCVTKAAIAGHDGNVWAKSEGFDVSKEELAKLVQGFEKQDILTSSGVTLAGNRYIYLSGTERVIRAKLGKVGVHCMKTTQAVVVSLYEDPIQPQQAASVVEKLGDYLITCGY; this is translated from the exons ATGAGCTGGCAGGATTACGTAGATAAGCAACTTTTGGCTTCAAGATGTGTAACAAAAGCCGCCATCGCAGGACATGATGGAAATGTTTGGGCAAAATCGGAAGGATTTGAC GTGTCAAAAGAAGAATTAGCCAAATTGGTTCAGGGTTTCGAAAAACAAGACATCCTCACGTCGTCCGGCGTCACCTTAGCTGGCAACCGATACATATACCTTTCCGGCACGGAGCGCGTCATTAGGGCCAAATTGGGAAAGGTTGGAGTCCACTGCATGAAGACGACACAAG CCGTTGTAGTATCCCTTTACGAAGATCCCATTCAACCACAACAAGCAGCGTCGGTCGTAGAAAAGCTAGGTGATTATTTAATTACCTGCGGATACTAG